The following are encoded together in the Cyanobacterium aponinum PCC 10605 genome:
- a CDS encoding anhydro-N-acetylmuramic acid kinase, which produces MIIIGLMSGTSVDGIDAAIVNIEGQGLDLKVDLLVGQTFPYSPSLREEILQVCAGKPLSMEELSKLDNAIASEFAQAVTSIIPDDLKVDLIGSHGQTVYHQPPQKNQLGYTLQLGRGDLISYLTGINTVSNFRVADIALGGQGAPLVSKIDVCLYRHPHHHRCLQNIGGIGNATYLPSSHTPQWQEKIMGWDTGPGNVLIDLAVQELTNNQQKFDFNGEWSRQGKPCQVLVKKWLNQDFFKQKPPKSTGRELFSPHYLQQCLKDAQTYNLSSADCLATLTELTVASIADSYHRFLPSPPHEVVLAGGGSRNSYLKERLQAHLPHSRLLNSDDLGISSEFKEAIAFAILAYWHINNFPGNLPQVTGAKKEVILGQHYLSSR; this is translated from the coding sequence ATGATTATAATTGGCTTAATGAGTGGCACTTCTGTAGATGGCATTGATGCCGCTATTGTTAATATTGAAGGACAAGGACTAGATTTAAAAGTAGATTTATTAGTCGGTCAAACTTTTCCTTATTCTCCCTCTTTAAGAGAAGAAATTTTGCAGGTTTGTGCTGGTAAACCTCTATCAATGGAAGAACTTAGTAAACTAGATAATGCGATCGCATCTGAATTTGCACAAGCAGTTACAAGCATAATTCCAGACGATTTAAAAGTTGACCTAATCGGTTCTCATGGTCAAACAGTATATCACCAACCACCACAAAAAAATCAATTAGGCTACACCTTACAATTAGGAAGGGGAGATTTAATCTCTTACTTAACGGGTATTAATACAGTTAGTAATTTTAGAGTAGCCGACATCGCTTTGGGAGGGCAAGGGGCGCCCTTAGTCTCAAAAATAGATGTATGTTTATATCGCCATCCCCATCATCATCGTTGTTTACAAAATATTGGCGGTATTGGTAACGCCACTTATCTTCCATCGAGTCATACACCCCAATGGCAAGAGAAAATTATGGGTTGGGATACAGGCCCCGGAAATGTTTTAATCGATTTAGCGGTACAAGAATTAACCAATAATCAACAAAAATTTGATTTTAATGGTGAATGGAGTCGTCAGGGAAAGCCCTGTCAAGTCTTAGTCAAAAAATGGTTAAATCAAGACTTTTTCAAGCAAAAACCACCAAAATCTACGGGCAGAGAGCTTTTTAGTCCCCATTACCTTCAACAATGTCTAAAAGATGCTCAGACTTATAATCTTTCTTCGGCGGATTGCCTTGCTACTCTCACAGAATTAACCGTTGCTTCCATTGCCGATAGTTATCATCGTTTTTTGCCATCTCCCCCCCATGAAGTGGTTTTAGCAGGAGGAGGAAGTCGTAATAGTTACTTAAAGGAGAGATTACAAGCACATTTACCCCATTCCCGTCTTCTCAATAGTGACGATTTGGGTATTAGTAGTGAATTTAAAGAAGCGATCGCATTTGCAATTTTAGCCTATTGGCATATTAACAACTTTCCGGGTAATCTACCACAGGTGACAGGGGCAAAAAAAGAGGTTATTTTAGGACAGCATTACCTGAGTTCGAGATAA
- the nblB gene encoding phycobilisome degradation protein NblB, producing MTITPESVKQLLYSDNFGDRIKGINELKKLGSAIAFSLIQPILKDENVRVRYAAVSQLDSIGDANREESLELLLDTLYNDPEADVRAAAADAIAGLKLQEAFPDLKKVYQETNDWLIQFSIIAALGELGHPEGFDILSEALAGDNSLLQTTAISALGELGDKRAIDLLLPFVNNEDWQIRHRLAQALGKLGGDKAQEILQKLSQDELDIVAQEAKTYLV from the coding sequence ATGACTATAACACCCGAATCTGTAAAACAATTACTTTACTCCGATAATTTTGGCGATCGCATTAAAGGTATAAATGAACTAAAAAAATTAGGAAGTGCGATCGCATTTTCACTGATACAACCAATCCTCAAAGATGAAAATGTGAGAGTGCGCTATGCCGCAGTATCCCAATTAGACAGTATCGGAGATGCTAATCGAGAAGAATCTTTAGAATTACTACTAGACACATTATATAATGATCCCGAAGCCGATGTGAGAGCCGCCGCCGCCGACGCTATTGCAGGATTAAAACTACAAGAAGCCTTCCCTGATCTTAAAAAAGTATATCAAGAAACCAACGATTGGTTAATACAATTCAGTATTATCGCCGCTTTAGGAGAATTGGGGCATCCCGAAGGATTTGATATTCTCAGCGAAGCCCTTGCTGGAGATAACTCCCTCTTACAAACTACCGCTATTAGTGCATTAGGTGAATTGGGAGATAAACGTGCCATTGATTTACTTTTACCCTTCGTCAACAACGAAGATTGGCAAATTAGACATCGTTTAGCCCAAGCATTAGGAAAACTAGGGGGAGATAAAGCCCAAGAAATTTTACAAAAATTGTCACAAGATGAATTAGATATAGTTGCCCAAGAAGCAAAAACATATCTCGTCTAA
- a CDS encoding RNA 2'-phosphotransferase — MKKEHIKKSKILSLILRHQPEYIDIKLDEKGWVSINELLSGCEKKGIKISREEIEEIVKTNDKKRFTICKYTDKIKANQGHSIKVSLNLKCANPPDILYHGTTIKFTDSIIKQGLLKMNCHHVHLSSDIETAKKVGSRHGKVMILVIDTKKMTEDGYKFYLSENNIWLVDQVPSIYFSKIIKVS; from the coding sequence ATGAAAAAAGAACATATCAAAAAATCAAAAATTTTGAGTTTAATACTTAGACATCAACCAGAATATATAGATATAAAATTAGATGAAAAAGGATGGGTTTCTATAAATGAACTTTTATCAGGTTGCGAAAAAAAAGGAATAAAAATAAGTCGAGAGGAGATAGAAGAAATAGTAAAAACTAATGATAAAAAAAGATTTACTATTTGTAAATATACCGACAAAATCAAAGCCAATCAAGGACATTCTATTAAAGTTTCATTAAATCTCAAATGTGCAAATCCTCCCGATATTCTCTATCACGGTACAACAATTAAATTCACAGATTCAATCATAAAGCAAGGACTACTAAAAATGAATTGTCATCATGTGCATCTTTCTTCAGATATTGAAACAGCCAAAAAAGTAGGTAGCAGACACGGAAAAGTAATGATATTAGTAATTGACACCAAGAAAATGACAGAAGACGGATATAAATTTTATCTTTCCGAGAATAACATATGGTTAGTTGATCAAGTACCTTCTATCTATTTCTCAAAGATAATTAAGGTTAGCTGA
- a CDS encoding DUF1824 family protein, giving the protein MMNEKIKQALSLLKSYSCLQLKTIKSEQEKQELESSIKLIVSLSDNQNFGICASNSHEAFNTLKNYLKALGYEENIDTEKVTENKPVYLKFNTEKKSYHLSDYSGDYRGVLITIFADFNEEIIGTYGHFPLNLFN; this is encoded by the coding sequence ATGATGAATGAAAAAATAAAACAAGCCCTATCTTTACTTAAAAGTTATAGTTGCCTACAATTAAAAACCATCAAATCAGAACAAGAAAAACAGGAATTAGAGTCAAGTATAAAACTGATTGTCAGTCTTTCTGATAACCAAAATTTTGGCATTTGTGCATCTAATTCCCATGAAGCCTTTAATACTCTTAAAAATTATTTGAAAGCCCTAGGCTATGAAGAAAATATAGACACAGAAAAAGTAACAGAAAATAAACCCGTTTATTTAAAGTTTAATACCGAAAAAAAGTCCTATCATCTTAGTGATTATTCAGGAGATTATAGAGGAGTTTTGATTACCATTTTTGCTGATTTTAATGAAGAAATTATTGGTACTTATGGACATTTTCCCCTTAATTTATTCAATTGA
- a CDS encoding CBS domain-containing protein, whose translation MNKTVGEVMTPNPITVKPETPLKEAIALLVEHKISGMPVIKEGGELVGILSESDLMWQETGVEPPPYIMILDSIIYLQNPNRYDKEIHKALGQTVADVMSDKPITISSTKTIKEAAQLLHQKQIRRLPVVDSDKKIIGILTQGDIIRAMADE comes from the coding sequence ATGAATAAAACTGTTGGCGAAGTGATGACTCCTAATCCCATCACTGTGAAACCTGAAACTCCGTTGAAAGAAGCGATCGCACTTTTAGTAGAGCATAAAATTAGTGGTATGCCCGTGATAAAAGAAGGTGGAGAGTTAGTCGGGATATTATCCGAAAGTGATTTAATGTGGCAAGAAACAGGGGTTGAACCACCGCCATATATTATGATTTTAGACAGTATTATCTATCTACAAAATCCTAATCGTTACGATAAAGAAATTCATAAAGCATTAGGGCAAACAGTGGCAGATGTCATGAGTGACAAACCTATTACTATTTCTAGCACTAAAACCATAAAAGAAGCGGCTCAATTACTTCATCAAAAGCAAATTCGTCGTTTACCCGTAGTAGATTCAGATAAAAAAATAATTGGTATTTTGACTCAGGGCGATATTATCCGTGCTATGGCTGATGAATAA
- a CDS encoding DUF4278 domain-containing protein yields MKYRGNVYKSENNFLEVKETDIVGGKYRGCQWNHKLPRHVTQLRPKLGLQYRGVSYCTNPTMSNSVDSNTNVAPINNKSRKVIVCEKIHSIHLENMRRNLERRIKAAQEENNETLLLMLKKESLELELV; encoded by the coding sequence ATGAAATATCGTGGAAACGTCTATAAATCAGAAAACAACTTTTTGGAAGTAAAAGAAACCGATATAGTTGGTGGTAAATATCGTGGTTGTCAGTGGAATCATAAATTGCCTAGACACGTAACACAATTAAGACCCAAATTAGGTCTTCAATATCGTGGTGTAAGTTATTGTACTAATCCAACAATGTCTAACTCCGTTGATAGCAACACCAATGTCGCCCCAATCAATAACAAATCAAGAAAGGTAATAGTTTGCGAGAAAATACATAGCATCCATCTTGAAAATATGCGTCGTAATTTAGAAAGAAGAATCAAAGCCGCTCAAGAGGAAAACAATGAGACACTGTTGTTAATGTTGAAAAAAGAAAGCCTTGAGCTAGAGCTAGTTTAA
- a CDS encoding DUF262 domain-containing protein, producing the protein MQAGETTLKEIIQGEKQYIVPLFQRSYSWGKPQWEQLWSDIVELLENESNSPHFFGSIVTMQMEFLPEEVSKFLLIDGQQRLTTILILLATIRDQAKIIHNLKLFKEINDKYLINAYDEGENFYKLLPTQIDRQSFYQIINEEYNHIKQQKNLIAECYQFFTRKIKRFPETEYKKLINIIGGYLIVISIVLSKDDNPYLVFESLNAKGQPLTQADLIRNYLFMGIQGEKQDKMYQQYWLPMENLLQDNLTDFLRYYLTKKGKDVKKNQVYFELKEQTIKNNVSDYLKDIYKFANYYSRFLDPNQENNIKVRKYLIRIKSLDIKTVYPFLLNCYDDWQTNKLSETEFIDVCKIIENFIIRRFVCNVQTRGLNRIFALLYTQVSKNIDLENINFLDELKRHLQTQDYPQDEEFREKIKQVKLYGSNRTEKARLILESMEESFGHKEKVSFENLTIEHIMPQRLNEWWKNHLGEDYEITHELLLHSLGNLTLTAYNSELSNDSFINKQKELKNSHLEINKYFQNISQWRREEIDNRAEKLADMALTIWSYFGDKNYKSQKRRKGVTGTTPRNLKIFDEEYSVKTWRDVLETTLNIISEVEADKFEELILTFPRFLSKNRGDLRVTRQLKNGIFIEVQLSAQDIYSFCQKILETCDLSNEDWQVIIEE; encoded by the coding sequence ATGCAAGCAGGAGAAACCACATTAAAAGAAATCATACAAGGTGAGAAACAATACATTGTACCCTTGTTTCAACGTTCTTATAGTTGGGGTAAACCTCAATGGGAACAACTATGGAGTGATATTGTCGAATTATTAGAAAATGAATCTAATTCCCCTCATTTTTTCGGTTCAATTGTCACAATGCAAATGGAATTTCTTCCCGAAGAAGTTAGCAAATTTTTATTAATAGATGGACAACAAAGATTAACAACTATCTTAATACTTTTAGCAACCATTAGAGATCAAGCCAAAATAATTCATAATCTAAAATTATTTAAAGAAATTAATGATAAATATTTGATTAATGCCTATGATGAAGGAGAAAATTTTTATAAACTTTTACCAACACAAATAGATAGACAATCTTTTTATCAAATTATTAATGAAGAGTATAATCATATCAAACAACAAAAAAATCTCATAGCTGAATGTTATCAATTTTTTACTCGTAAAATTAAACGATTTCCCGAAACTGAATACAAAAAACTAATTAATATTATCGGAGGCTATTTAATAGTTATAAGTATTGTTTTAAGTAAAGATGATAACCCCTATTTAGTCTTTGAAAGTTTGAACGCAAAAGGGCAACCTTTAACCCAAGCAGATTTAATTCGCAATTATTTATTTATGGGTATTCAAGGAGAAAAACAAGATAAAATGTATCAACAATATTGGTTGCCGATGGAAAACTTATTACAAGATAATCTCACGGATTTTCTTAGATACTATCTCACAAAAAAAGGCAAAGATGTAAAAAAGAATCAAGTTTATTTTGAATTAAAAGAACAAACTATAAAAAATAATGTTAGTGATTATTTAAAAGATATTTATAAATTTGCTAATTACTATTCAAGATTTCTTGATCCTAACCAAGAAAATAATATTAAAGTTAGAAAATATTTAATAAGAATTAAAAGTTTAGATATAAAAACAGTTTATCCTTTTTTATTGAATTGTTATGATGATTGGCAAACCAATAAGTTAAGCGAAACTGAATTTATTGATGTATGTAAAATTATAGAGAATTTTATTATCAGACGATTTGTATGTAATGTGCAAACTAGGGGATTAAATCGCATTTTTGCTCTTTTATATACTCAAGTAAGTAAAAATATTGACTTAGAAAATATCAATTTTTTAGACGAATTAAAACGACATTTACAAACCCAAGATTATCCCCAAGACGAAGAATTTAGAGAGAAAATAAAACAAGTAAAACTATATGGTAGTAATCGCACAGAAAAAGCCCGATTAATTTTAGAATCTATGGAAGAATCTTTTGGACACAAAGAAAAAGTATCTTTTGAGAATCTAACCATTGAACATATTATGCCTCAAAGATTAAATGAATGGTGGAAAAATCATTTAGGAGAAGATTACGAAATAACCCACGAATTATTGTTACATTCCCTAGGAAATTTAACCTTAACTGCTTATAATTCTGAATTATCTAATGATAGTTTTATCAATAAACAAAAAGAATTAAAAAATAGTCACTTAGAAATTAATAAATATTTTCAAAATATTAGCCAATGGCGTAGAGAAGAAATTGACAATCGAGCAGAAAAATTAGCTGATATGGCTTTAACAATATGGAGTTATTTTGGTGATAAAAATTATAAAAGTCAAAAGAGAAGAAAGGGTGTAACTGGCACTACTCCCAGAAATTTAAAAATATTTGATGAAGAATATTCCGTTAAAACTTGGCGAGACGTTTTAGAAACAACTTTAAACATTATCTCTGAGGTAGAAGCGGATAAATTTGAAGAATTAATCTTAACTTTTCCTCGCTTTCTATCTAAAAATAGAGGAGATTTAAGAGTAACTCGTCAGCTTAAAAATGGTATTTTTATAGAAGTACAATTATCCGCCCAAGACATTTATTCTTTTTGTCAAAAAATTCTTGAAACCTGTGATTTATCCAACGAAGATTGGCAAGTAATTATTGAGGAGTAA
- a CDS encoding MgPME-cyclase complex family protein, whose translation MTTYYYLVASEKFLTSDNENLHEVLEEKERDYKEKNKEKDFWFIKQPAFLDAPEFKEIKAKCPQPAAAILSLNEQWITFLKLRLEYVITGKFDAPSADIPEPLASLTTV comes from the coding sequence ATGACTACTTATTACTATCTTGTTGCCAGTGAAAAATTCTTAACCAGTGACAATGAAAATCTCCATGAAGTCTTAGAAGAAAAAGAAAGAGACTACAAGGAAAAAAATAAAGAAAAAGATTTTTGGTTTATCAAACAACCCGCATTTTTAGATGCTCCAGAATTTAAAGAAATTAAAGCAAAATGCCCTCAACCTGCGGCGGCGATTTTGTCTCTAAATGAGCAATGGATTACTTTTTTAAAATTGCGTTTAGAGTATGTTATTACTGGTAAATTTGATGCACCTTCAGCAGACATTCCTGAACCTTTAGCATCTTTAACCACTGTATAA
- a CDS encoding pyridoxine 5'-phosphate synthase, translating to MLTLGVNIDHVATIRQARRTVEPDPVAAAVLAELGGADGITTHLREDRRHIQDRDVRILRETVRTHLNLEMAPTEEMVAIALSLKPDYVTLVPEKREEVTTEGGIDIVNNLEKFTAIVDKMQSADIPVSWFIDADEAQIEAAAKTKAIFIELHTGKYADAENESTRQQELSALKKGTKQALELGLRVNAGHGLTYWNVYPVACIEGMEELNIGHSIISRAVLVGLERAVKEMKLAMKNQL from the coding sequence TTGTTAACATTAGGAGTTAATATAGACCACGTAGCAACTATTCGTCAAGCAAGGCGTACTGTTGAACCAGACCCCGTTGCAGCTGCGGTTTTAGCAGAGTTGGGGGGCGCGGATGGTATTACTACCCATTTAAGAGAAGATCGTCGTCATATTCAAGATCGAGATGTGCGTATTTTAAGAGAAACTGTGCGTACTCATTTGAATTTAGAGATGGCACCCACAGAAGAAATGGTTGCGATCGCACTTTCTTTGAAACCTGACTATGTTACTTTAGTTCCCGAGAAAAGAGAAGAGGTAACAACAGAAGGGGGAATTGATATTGTTAATAACCTCGAAAAATTTACCGCCATTGTCGATAAAATGCAGTCGGCGGATATTCCTGTGAGTTGGTTTATTGATGCGGATGAGGCACAAATTGAAGCGGCGGCAAAAACTAAGGCTATCTTTATCGAATTACACACGGGGAAATATGCGGATGCGGAAAATGAGTCAACCCGTCAACAGGAATTAAGCGCTTTAAAAAAAGGTACTAAACAGGCTTTAGAGTTGGGTTTGAGAGTAAATGCAGGCCATGGCTTAACCTATTGGAATGTGTATCCTGTTGCTTGTATTGAAGGCATGGAAGAATTGAATATTGGTCATAGTATCATTAGCCGTGCTGTGTTAGTAGGATTAGAAAGAGCGGTTAAAGAAATGAAGCTAGCGATGAAAAATCAACTTTAA
- a CDS encoding DUF2808 domain-containing protein, with protein MTNLFKLNRKSIFATIALSATLVTGLPYLVFAQSNPGLTIFSGVDRKDILNYRLDFGGNAGQWDRYRLRIPGKKLTQGVDKFFISYPDYFDGKFDVNKIEVRAKNTTLPVREIIWDEESRIIEIALEEPLLESNQVELVFSNVKNPDNSGTFYFQGQILTPGQVPLRLSVGTWILSIN; from the coding sequence ATGACTAATTTATTTAAACTCAATAGAAAAAGTATTTTTGCCACCATCGCCTTAAGTGCAACCCTAGTAACAGGTTTACCTTACCTTGTATTTGCTCAAAGTAATCCGGGGTTAACTATTTTTAGTGGAGTTGATCGTAAAGATATACTAAATTATCGCTTGGATTTTGGCGGCAATGCGGGACAATGGGATCGTTATCGTTTGAGAATTCCGGGGAAAAAACTAACTCAAGGAGTAGATAAATTTTTCATCAGTTATCCAGACTATTTTGATGGTAAATTTGATGTCAATAAAATAGAAGTCAGGGCGAAAAATACCACCTTACCAGTTAGGGAAATCATTTGGGATGAAGAAAGTCGTATCATTGAAATTGCTTTGGAAGAACCTTTACTCGAAAGTAATCAAGTGGAGTTAGTTTTCTCTAACGTTAAAAATCCTGATAACAGTGGCACGTTTTATTTTCAAGGACAAATACTCACTCCGGGGCAAGTACCTTTAAGATTAAGTGTTGGTACGTGGATTTTGAGTATCAACTAA
- a CDS encoding heavy metal translocating P-type ATPase, whose product MITQPLEKQTLQLRGMSCAACANSIQKAISRIEGVEECIVNYALEEASVTYNPQSTNIEAIEQVVENIGYQAFVDEEDNLFTDEEESKRQESQDFINKLIFGGVISAFLVITSLPMMTGLHIPFIPMWLHNPWLQLLVTTPVMFWCGQSFFTGAISALQHRSFNMNTLVALGTGAAYLYSLVVTIFPQWLENQGLQVSVYYESAAVIITLILLGKFFEHRAKNQTSEAIKKLLQLGAKTARVIRNGNEQEIPIVKVKIDEIIIVRPGEKIPVDGEIIKGESSIDESMVTGESEPVKKTVGDEVIGATINKTGSFQFKATRIGKDTVLAQIVELVKQAQSSKAPIQKLADQITGWFVPVVIIIALVTFLIWWLIGGNFTLALIASINVLIIACPCALGLATPTSIMVGTGLGASHGILIKDASSLEKAHKIKTIVLDKTGTLTVGKPVVTDFITVNGTKTEKEILTYVASLEANSEHPIAEAIIEYTRRQGVNPLEVSSFEAVSGCGVQGFIEGKLVRMGTKKWFQELGINTGKLESLCNNEVFAKTNAWIAIESDIVGLLALADSLKSSSKFAVEKLQKMGLEVIMLTGDNEQTAEKIAQQAGIRRFYAQVRPDEKTAKIKEIQQNQGKLVAMVGDGINDAPALAQADVGFAIGTGTDVAIASSDITLISGDLQTLVSAIKLSKATMRNIQQNLFFAYIYNVIGIPVAAGIFYPIFGLLLNPIIAGGAMAFSSVSVVTNALRLKKIKI is encoded by the coding sequence ATGATAACCCAACCATTAGAAAAACAAACTCTACAATTAAGGGGCATGAGTTGTGCGGCTTGTGCTAACAGTATTCAAAAAGCCATTAGTCGTATAGAAGGGGTGGAAGAATGTATCGTTAACTATGCCCTAGAAGAAGCTAGTGTAACTTATAATCCTCAATCAACAAATATTGAAGCCATTGAGCAAGTAGTAGAAAATATTGGTTATCAAGCCTTTGTTGATGAAGAAGATAATCTTTTCACCGATGAAGAAGAAAGTAAACGGCAAGAAAGCCAAGATTTCATCAATAAATTAATCTTCGGAGGAGTAATAAGTGCTTTTTTAGTTATTACCTCACTGCCCATGATGACAGGTTTACATATTCCTTTCATTCCTATGTGGCTACATAATCCTTGGTTACAGTTGTTGGTAACTACTCCCGTTATGTTTTGGTGTGGACAATCATTTTTTACTGGGGCAATTTCTGCTCTTCAACATCGTAGTTTTAACATGAATACCCTTGTGGCTTTGGGTACGGGGGCGGCTTATCTCTACTCCTTAGTCGTAACTATTTTCCCTCAATGGCTTGAAAATCAAGGTTTACAAGTTAGTGTTTACTATGAATCGGCGGCAGTGATTATTACTTTAATTCTCTTGGGGAAATTTTTTGAACATCGGGCTAAAAATCAGACTTCTGAAGCCATTAAGAAATTATTACAGCTAGGAGCAAAAACTGCTAGAGTCATTCGAAACGGAAATGAGCAGGAAATCCCCATTGTGAAAGTTAAAATTGATGAAATTATTATAGTACGCCCCGGGGAAAAAATACCAGTGGACGGAGAAATAATTAAAGGTGAGTCTTCCATTGATGAGAGTATGGTGACGGGAGAGTCTGAACCAGTAAAAAAAACAGTGGGAGATGAAGTAATTGGAGCGACTATTAATAAAACAGGTAGTTTTCAGTTTAAAGCCACAAGAATCGGCAAAGATACGGTATTAGCTCAAATCGTCGAATTAGTGAAACAAGCCCAATCGAGTAAAGCACCGATTCAAAAATTAGCTGATCAAATTACGGGTTGGTTTGTACCTGTGGTTATAATTATTGCCCTTGTTACTTTTCTTATCTGGTGGTTGATAGGGGGTAATTTTACTTTAGCCTTAATCGCTTCTATCAATGTTTTAATTATCGCTTGTCCTTGTGCATTAGGATTAGCTACCCCTACATCTATTATGGTTGGCACAGGGTTAGGGGCAAGTCACGGTATTTTGATTAAGGATGCTAGTAGTTTGGAAAAGGCCCACAAAATCAAAACTATCGTCTTGGATAAAACAGGCACTTTAACAGTAGGTAAACCAGTCGTAACGGACTTTATCACGGTTAATGGTACTAAAACAGAGAAAGAGATATTAACCTACGTTGCCAGTTTAGAGGCAAATTCTGAACATCCCATTGCTGAAGCTATTATCGAATATACCCGAAGACAGGGGGTAAATCCATTAGAAGTAAGTAGCTTTGAGGCAGTTTCTGGTTGCGGTGTGCAAGGATTTATCGAAGGCAAGTTAGTACGCATGGGTACAAAAAAATGGTTTCAGGAATTAGGCATTAATACGGGTAAATTAGAGAGTTTATGTAATAACGAAGTTTTTGCTAAAACTAACGCTTGGATAGCCATAGAGAGCGATATAGTAGGCTTATTAGCCCTTGCCGACAGTCTCAAGTCTTCATCTAAATTCGCAGTGGAAAAATTACAAAAAATGGGTTTAGAAGTAATTATGTTAACGGGGGATAATGAACAAACAGCGGAGAAAATTGCTCAACAAGCAGGGATTAGACGATTTTATGCTCAAGTTCGCCCTGATGAAAAAACGGCAAAAATTAAGGAAATTCAACAAAATCAAGGGAAATTAGTGGCAATGGTGGGGGATGGTATTAATGATGCTCCTGCTCTTGCTCAAGCTGATGTTGGCTTTGCTATTGGTACGGGTACAGATGTTGCGATCGCATCTAGTGATATAACTTTGATTTCAGGAGACTTGCAAACCCTTGTTTCTGCCATCAAATTGAGTAAAGCTACCATGAGAAATATTCAACAAAACCTTTTCTTTGCATATATATATAATGTGATAGGTATTCCAGTGGCCGCAGGAATTTTTTACCCTATTTTCGGACTGTTATTAAACCCCATTATTGCAGGGGGTGCAATGGCTTTTAGTTCCGTTTCCGTAGTTACAAATGCTTTAAGACTGAAAAAAATTAAGATTTGA
- a CDS encoding 5-formyltetrahydrofolate cyclo-ligase, with protein sequence MNKEKKQLRKKYLQERLTLSPLQWQEKSKQICQHLSESLLVSNSKIILSYLSFKQEPDLSLLHHDKRKIWGLPRCQGNELIWHQFTSVNDLEIGKYGILEPSTHSPLIYPHQVDLILVPAVGCDRFGYRLGYGGGYYDRLFAQPLWQNIVRMGIVFDFAYVDKLIKESWDKPLDYICTESGIKTPIKEQKE encoded by the coding sequence ATGAATAAAGAAAAAAAACAGCTAAGAAAAAAATATTTGCAGGAAAGATTAACACTATCACCGCTTCAATGGCAAGAAAAAAGTAAGCAAATTTGTCAGCATTTATCAGAAAGTTTATTGGTTAGTAATAGTAAAATTATTCTGAGTTATTTAAGTTTTAAGCAAGAACCAGACTTAAGCCTATTGCACCATGATAAAAGAAAAATTTGGGGTTTACCTCGTTGTCAGGGAAATGAATTAATTTGGCATCAATTTACTTCTGTTAATGACTTAGAGATTGGAAAATATGGAATTCTTGAACCTTCTACTCACTCGCCCTTGATTTACCCTCATCAGGTAGATTTAATTTTAGTTCCAGCAGTGGGGTGCGATCGCTTCGGTTATCGGTTAGGATATGGAGGAGGATACTACGATCGCCTCTTTGCTCAACCGCTATGGCAAAATATAGTTAGGATGGGCATTGTTTTTGACTTTGCTTATGTTGATAAACTAATAAAAGAATCCTGGGATAAACCCTTAGATTATATCTGTACAGAATCAGGAATAAAAACCCCTATCAAGGAACAAAAAGAGTAA